The Caproicibacterium lactatifermentans genome contains a region encoding:
- a CDS encoding IS3 family transposase, with protein MYMNGSPEVRYRIINETISQDDNLLNISYLCEIAGVSRSGFYYWRGHQTERTASDEADQRDFDLIVAAYNFRGYSKGARGIHMRLRHQDPPVLMNTKKIRRLMKKYHLVCPVRKVNPYRKLGKRLQENRTAPNILNRQFKSFGPRTVLLTDITYIPRPVHRDSSQRAYYYSYVCVIMDAFTKEVLACTCSNSCDTDFVLDTVNQLMEKHGSELHTDALIHSDQGCQYTSSKFVAILNDYNLRQSMSRRGNCWDNAPQESLFGHMKDELPPVGSYGHAVIAERVYAWIEYYNNDRYQWSLAKLSPCEYYKFVMTGIYPLDTFGGAAPNPPEFNAFVSGKGKEKDEAKAPPSPQT; from the coding sequence ATGTATATGAATGGTTCCCCAGAAGTCCGCTACCGCATCATAAATGAAACCATTAGCCAGGATGACAATCTTCTGAATATTTCTTATCTTTGTGAAATAGCAGGCGTATCTCGTTCGGGATTTTATTACTGGCGTGGACATCAGACCGAGCGGACAGCATCCGATGAGGCCGATCAAAGAGACTTTGACCTCATTGTGGCTGCATACAATTTCCGCGGATATTCAAAAGGCGCACGCGGTATACACATGAGACTGCGGCATCAGGATCCCCCGGTGCTTATGAACACAAAGAAGATTCGCAGACTGATGAAAAAGTATCACCTCGTATGTCCGGTACGAAAGGTAAATCCGTACCGCAAGCTCGGCAAGCGTCTACAGGAAAACAGGACAGCTCCGAACATACTAAACAGACAGTTTAAGTCATTTGGACCGCGCACTGTTCTGCTGACGGACATTACATATATTCCGAGACCGGTACACCGAGATAGCAGCCAACGAGCTTACTATTATTCATACGTCTGTGTGATCATGGACGCATTCACAAAAGAAGTTTTGGCCTGTACCTGCAGTAACTCCTGTGATACAGATTTCGTCTTGGACACCGTAAATCAACTGATGGAAAAGCATGGGTCTGAACTTCACACGGACGCCCTGATCCATTCAGATCAAGGATGCCAATACACCAGTTCTAAATTCGTTGCCATTCTGAATGATTACAACCTCCGTCAATCCATGTCCCGCAGAGGAAATTGTTGGGACAATGCACCGCAGGAAAGCCTATTTGGACACATGAAGGATGAACTGCCACCGGTTGGATCTTATGGACATGCAGTAATTGCTGAACGTGTTTACGCTTGGATTGAGTATTATAACAACGACCGGTATCAATGGAGCCTTGCCAAGCTCTCGCCGTGTGAGTACTACAAGTTTGTCATGACGGGAATTTATCCGTTGGATACATTTGGGGGCGCTGCCCCCAACCCCCCGGAGTTTAACGCTTTTGTTTCCGGGAAAGGCAAAGAAAAAGACGAAGCCAAAGCTCCGCCTTCCCCGCAAACCTGA
- a CDS encoding TIM-barrel domain-containing protein produces MIRRYSFGHPFQTDAVVKDLPPIHGPVPYFTVENDDCTLACPLSSDTIVYGLGETVRGINKRGWHYCSNCSDEPQHTEGKQSLYASDNFLLLAGKGQMFGVFLDYPGKVDYDIGYTNMNHMAVTVGNADYDLYIIEGKSAEEIVHQFRGLIGRSYIAPKWAFGYGQSRWSYYSEDEVREVVQKHRENHVPLDMVYLDIDYMDHYKDFTLNDKTFPDFAEFVQEMRRQNIHLVPIIDAGVKQERGYDVCDEGLENGYFCKKEDGTPFVGAVWPGKAYFPDFLNPEVRAWFGGKYRFLLDKGIDGFWNDMNEPALFYSEDGLKAAFAEMKKLEGKNLDMDKVNYFRELVTGLSNNPKDYESFYHNCGGKRVRHDKIHNLYGYNMTRSAGEAFEKYCPNKRVLMFSRSSMVGMHRYGGVWTGDNCSWWSHLLLEIQMMPSLNMCGFLYSGADIGGFGDNATADLLLRWTAFGVFTPLMRNHSALGTRCQEVYRFPEVLPVFRNLIGIRYALLPYLYSEYMKATLQDTMYFKPLAFVYPQDEDAARVQDQLMLGDELMVTPVYTQNAVGRTVYLPEPMKLVRMHSAQEIQTEQMEKGYHYIPIALDEIVFFLRSDRMIPLAKGGESVPEVDFGDLTLLVNVQHCAAYQYYSDDGCSKDYDNPKNRTCITMKADGTVSAEGQLPVKLDVKR; encoded by the coding sequence ATGATTAGACGCTATTCATTCGGGCATCCGTTTCAGACCGATGCGGTGGTGAAAGACCTGCCGCCCATACATGGGCCGGTGCCGTATTTTACAGTGGAAAATGATGACTGCACACTTGCCTGCCCACTTAGCAGCGACACGATTGTTTATGGCTTAGGTGAAACCGTGCGCGGTATCAATAAACGCGGCTGGCATTACTGCAGCAACTGCTCAGACGAACCGCAGCACACAGAGGGCAAACAGTCCCTGTATGCGTCGGACAATTTTCTGCTGCTGGCGGGGAAAGGGCAGATGTTCGGCGTATTTCTGGATTATCCCGGGAAAGTCGATTATGACATTGGTTACACCAATATGAACCATATGGCGGTGACTGTGGGGAATGCCGACTATGACCTTTATATCATAGAAGGCAAAAGTGCAGAGGAGATTGTGCATCAGTTCCGTGGGCTGATTGGCAGAAGCTATATTGCGCCAAAGTGGGCTTTTGGCTATGGACAGAGCCGCTGGAGCTATTACAGCGAAGATGAAGTACGCGAAGTGGTGCAGAAACATCGGGAAAATCATGTACCGCTCGATATGGTATACCTTGATATTGATTATATGGACCATTACAAGGACTTTACCCTGAATGACAAAACCTTTCCGGATTTTGCCGAGTTTGTGCAGGAAATGCGGCGGCAGAATATCCACCTTGTGCCGATTATTGATGCCGGTGTTAAGCAGGAAAGAGGCTATGATGTTTGTGACGAGGGGCTGGAAAACGGCTATTTCTGCAAAAAAGAGGACGGCACTCCTTTTGTGGGCGCGGTCTGGCCGGGCAAAGCTTATTTTCCGGACTTTTTAAATCCGGAGGTGCGCGCGTGGTTCGGCGGAAAGTACCGCTTCCTGCTGGATAAAGGCATTGACGGATTTTGGAATGATATGAATGAACCGGCGCTATTCTATTCGGAGGACGGACTGAAAGCCGCCTTTGCGGAGATGAAAAAGCTGGAAGGCAAAAATTTGGATATGGATAAGGTCAACTATTTCCGCGAGCTGGTCACCGGTTTGTCAAACAACCCGAAGGACTATGAGAGTTTCTACCATAATTGCGGCGGAAAGCGGGTGCGTCACGACAAGATTCATAACCTTTATGGCTATAATATGACGCGTTCCGCCGGGGAAGCCTTTGAAAAATACTGTCCGAATAAACGGGTACTGATGTTCTCCCGTTCCTCTATGGTGGGAATGCACCGTTACGGCGGTGTCTGGACAGGTGATAACTGCTCATGGTGGAGTCATTTGCTGCTGGAAATTCAGATGATGCCATCCCTGAATATGTGCGGTTTCCTGTATTCAGGTGCGGACATTGGAGGCTTTGGGGACAACGCCACGGCTGACCTGCTTCTGCGCTGGACTGCATTTGGCGTCTTTACACCGCTTATGCGAAACCACTCCGCACTGGGTACCCGCTGTCAGGAAGTCTACCGCTTCCCGGAGGTACTGCCGGTATTCCGGAACCTGATTGGCATTCGCTATGCACTGCTGCCGTATCTTTACAGTGAATATATGAAAGCCACACTACAGGACACTATGTACTTTAAACCGCTGGCATTCGTTTACCCGCAGGACGAGGACGCCGCACGGGTGCAGGACCAGCTCATGCTGGGCGACGAACTGATGGTGACACCGGTTTACACACAGAATGCCGTGGGCAGGACGGTCTATCTGCCGGAGCCGATGAAACTGGTTCGGATGCATTCCGCACAGGAAATTCAGACGGAGCAGATGGAAAAGGGATACCACTATATTCCAATCGCTCTGGATGAGATTGTCTTTTTCCTGCGTTCAGACCGGATGATTCCTCTTGCAAAGGGCGGAGAAAGTGTACCGGAAGTCGATTTTGGTGACTTGACGCTGCTTGTCAATGTGCAGCACTGTGCCGCTTATCAATATTACAGCGATGACGGCTGCAGCAAAGATTATGATAACCCAAAAAATCGCACCTGCATTACGATGAAAGCCGATGGTACGGTTTCCGCAGAGGGACAGCTCCCAGTAAAACTTGATGTAAAGAGATAA
- a CDS encoding HD domain-containing protein: MQIPSLQQAEALLGQARNSNPGPWIAHSKVTADCAQRIAAACPDLNADDSHILGLLHDIGRGHGISGIRHVYDGWQDMNQMGYPDVARVCLTHSFMYQSLDSFMGKMDITDAQKDELTAALSKTQYNDYDRLIQLCDALAYPTGPTLLETRLVDVVLRRGCSRFTRQKWLATYQLKGYFERKTNQNIYQLVRANIGIEYAL; this comes from the coding sequence ATGCAGATTCCTTCTTTGCAGCAGGCAGAGGCACTGCTGGGACAGGCACGAAACAGCAATCCTGGCCCATGGATTGCCCACAGCAAAGTGACGGCGGACTGCGCACAGCGCATTGCCGCTGCCTGTCCGGACCTAAATGCGGATGATTCACATATTCTGGGCCTGCTGCACGACATTGGCAGAGGACACGGCATTTCGGGAATTCGGCACGTTTATGACGGCTGGCAGGATATGAATCAAATGGGGTACCCGGATGTGGCACGCGTCTGTCTGACACATTCTTTTATGTATCAAAGTTTGGATTCTTTTATGGGGAAGATGGATATTACTGATGCCCAAAAGGACGAGCTGACGGCAGCACTTTCCAAAACCCAGTATAATGACTATGACCGCCTTATTCAGCTGTGTGACGCACTGGCCTACCCGACGGGACCAACGCTGCTGGAAACACGGCTGGTGGACGTGGTCCTGCGCCGCGGATGCAGCCGGTTTACCCGGCAGAAATGGCTGGCTACTTATCAGCTGAAAGGATACTTTGAAAGAAAGACAAATCAGAATATTTATCAGCTGGTGCGGGCAAACATTGGCATTGAATACGCTTTATAA
- a CDS encoding HTH domain-containing protein has translation MANSSNRGGSRPGAGRKKKNPDGTYEHAAFSAEQLKELTDSPHVAYVSSKTVSYTKAFKDAAWQRYCDGVDPIQIFSEVGLNPETLGRARILGFFKLLRQAKGRGLEFTEGNDPYPDDNEDAPPLPAPPRRANKGHPPLMSESEINHLAAKVAYMSQEIEFIKKIIFAEKKGK, from the coding sequence ATGGCAAACAGCAGTAATCGTGGGGGTTCACGTCCTGGTGCAGGCCGTAAGAAAAAGAATCCTGACGGCACATATGAGCATGCTGCGTTCTCTGCAGAACAACTCAAGGAACTCACGGACTCGCCTCATGTGGCATATGTCTCAAGCAAAACAGTGTCATACACAAAAGCTTTTAAAGATGCAGCTTGGCAACGGTACTGCGATGGGGTCGATCCGATACAGATTTTTTCTGAGGTCGGCCTCAACCCGGAGACATTAGGACGTGCACGCATTCTCGGCTTTTTTAAGCTTCTGCGGCAAGCAAAAGGACGTGGCCTCGAGTTTACCGAAGGAAATGATCCTTATCCGGATGACAACGAGGATGCACCTCCACTGCCAGCGCCGCCTCGTAGGGCAAACAAAGGGCATCCTCCATTGATGAGCGAGTCAGAAATAAACCATCTCGCTGCGAAGGTTGCCTACATGTCCCAAGAGATTGAGTTTATAAAAAAAATTATATTTGCGGAGAAGAAAGGGAAATAG
- a CDS encoding radical SAM protein — MFCRLFSNFIVNATLIGGKKQDKIRKQYGCNVPFTILLDPTSACNLHCTGCWASEYGHNLNLTYDEIDDIINQGTAMGTYMYIYTGGEPLVRKDDLIKLCEAHQDCVFLCFTNATLIDDKFAEDMLRVGNFVPAISVEGDEETTDARRGKGTFQKVAKAMKILREHKLPFGVSCCYTSQNVDTVSQEKFFDWMIDQGVLFSWFFTYMPVGVGAPVDLMVPADKRELMYHQIRKFRNTKQLFTLDFFLDGEYVYGCIAGGRYYLHINANGDIDPCVFIHYSDSNIHDKSLLEAYCSPLFMEYHKNQPYNENMLRPCPLLDNPYRLEDVVKKSGAHSTDLVEKEDVHELCAKCEAQAKAWKPVADRLWVSSEGNKHGLGCENTILPENRIDHSKTRLLRDVIQEDIDEDNAKIAAKNADKK, encoded by the coding sequence ATGTTCTGCAGACTGTTTTCCAACTTCATTGTCAACGCTACCCTCATTGGCGGCAAGAAACAGGACAAAATCCGCAAACAGTACGGTTGCAACGTCCCGTTTACGATTCTGCTGGACCCGACCAGTGCCTGCAACCTGCACTGCACCGGCTGCTGGGCCAGCGAGTACGGCCACAACTTGAACCTCACCTATGATGAGATTGACGATATTATCAATCAGGGCACCGCAATGGGTACTTATATGTACATCTATACAGGCGGCGAACCGCTGGTGCGCAAAGATGACCTGATTAAGCTTTGCGAAGCACATCAGGACTGCGTGTTCCTCTGCTTCACCAACGCAACACTGATTGATGACAAATTTGCAGAAGATATGCTGCGCGTCGGCAACTTCGTGCCAGCTATTTCTGTTGAGGGCGATGAAGAAACAACCGATGCACGCCGCGGCAAGGGCACCTTCCAGAAGGTTGCCAAAGCTATGAAGATTCTGCGTGAACACAAGCTGCCCTTTGGTGTTTCCTGCTGCTACACCAGCCAGAACGTAGACACCGTCAGCCAGGAGAAGTTCTTTGACTGGATGATTGACCAGGGCGTACTGTTCAGCTGGTTCTTCACTTATATGCCTGTCGGAGTAGGCGCACCGGTTGACCTGATGGTTCCGGCTGACAAACGTGAGCTGATGTACCACCAGATACGTAAATTCCGCAACACGAAGCAGCTCTTTACGCTGGACTTCTTCCTCGACGGCGAATATGTGTACGGCTGCATTGCAGGCGGCCGCTATTACCTGCACATCAACGCAAATGGTGATATTGACCCCTGTGTGTTTATTCACTACAGTGACTCCAATATTCACGACAAGTCCCTGCTGGAAGCATACTGCAGCCCGCTGTTCATGGAATACCACAAGAACCAGCCTTACAACGAAAACATGCTGCGCCCCTGCCCGCTGCTGGATAACCCCTACCGTTTGGAAGATGTTGTCAAGAAGTCCGGCGCGCATTCTACCGACCTGGTGGAAAAGGAAGACGTACACGAACTGTGCGCAAAGTGCGAAGCGCAGGCAAAGGCTTGGAAGCCGGTCGCCGACCGTCTGTGGGTCAGCAGCGAAGGCAATAAGCATGGCCTGGGCTGTGAAAACACCATTCTGCCTGAAAATCGTATCGACCACAGCAAGACACGCCTGCTGCGCGACGTTATCCAGGAAGACATTGACGAGGACAACGCAAAGATTGCTGCGAAGAACGCAGATAAAAAGTAA